Within Sinorhizobium sp. RAC02, the genomic segment CCCGGGGATCCATGCCTCCTCGCCGCAGCGCGTGGATCCTCGGGTCACGCCCGAGGATGACAGGGAGCGCTTTGCGAGGGTTTCCCAAGGCAATAGGCGTCGATCCCGACCTATCTCGATTTTTTACATCCCCGATTTTCCCCACCCCCAAAACCTCCCGTATCCTGACCCTCCTTCCGCCGCCGGACGGATCGCGTAACGTGTCGATGTGGGCGGGAGGAGGCGCTTTCGTTTCCTGCCGAAACGTACGGCAGGGGCGAAAGAGGCGTGGAGCGCCGTGGTGACCAGAAGCCTTTTCCCGTTTCTTGCGGGATCAGGCTGGCGGAAGCTGCGGCGGGCGAGGCTTCCCCGGGTCGCGGGGTCGGCTTGGGTCCGCCATGCAAGCAGAGTGGCAGCGCATGTCCCCGAAAAGCGCGTAAGCGGTTTTCGGACAAGGCATATGCACCAACACACTGCGCAGCGAAGCCTTGCCATGCCTGAAGGAGGATTAGACCGCCTCCGAAGAACGCCTGGGCCGCGCGAAAGCGAAGCCACCCACTTACCCCTTCCAGAGGCAACGCTTTCGCGCGGTTCTCCGGACTGGTTTCGTCAACCCGCGGGCAACCGGCGGGCCGTTTCGGCATGCACTGAGAAACCTCGACAGACTGGCGTTTTCCATGGAGCCCTGTTAAGGAGCGGCGATAAAATTACCGGAGACTGCAATGAGCCGCACAGCCAGCGTTTCGCGCAAGACGAACGAGACCTCCGTTTCGGTCACCGTCGACATCGACGGCACCGGCGCGTCGACCATTTCGACGGGCGTGGGCTTCTTCGATCATATGCTCGACCAGCTGTCGCGCCATTCGCTGATCGACATGCAGATCAAGACCGATGGCGACCTGCATGTCGACGACCACCACACGGTGGAAGACACCGGCATCGCCATCGGCCAGGCCATTGCCAAGGCGCTCGGCGATCGTCGCGGCATCACGCGGTATGCCTCGCTCGACCTTGCCATGGACGAGACGATGACGCGCGCCGCGGTCGATGTGTCCGGCCGCCCCTTCCTCGTCTGGAACGTCAATTTCTCGGCCCCGAAGATCGGCACCTTCGACACCGAGCTGGTGCGCGAATTCTTCAACGCGCTCGCCCAGCACGCCGGCATCACGCTGCATATCCAGAACATCTACGGCGCCAACAACCATCATATCTCGGAGACATGCTTCAAGGCTGTCGCGCGCGTGCTGCGCACCGCGACCGAGATTGACACCCGCCAGGCGGGCCGCGTTCCCTCGACGAAGGGTTCGCTGGCCTGATTGGCCCATCTGGAGGCCTGTCGATGGCCACATTCCTTGTTCTGATACCGCCGGGCGCAAAATCCCGGGACGAAAAGGCCCGGATCATCCGCGACCGTTTTTCGTGGCTCGCCTTCATCGTTCCGGTCGTCTGGCTGCTCTGGCATCGCGCCTGGCTTGCCGCAGCCCTCGCCTTCGCCGTGCAGTCGCTCGGTTCGATGATCGGCGACCATCCGGTCTTCGGCCTTGCCGGCCTCGGCGTCTCGCTTGCCACCGGCCTCCTCGTCGCGCTTGAAGGCCCGTCGATGGTCGTCGCCTCGCTGGAGGGCAAGGGCTGGACGGTCGATGCGGTGATATCGGCCGACGACCGTGCAACGGCGGAAGAGATTTACTACATGGAAAACCAGACCGGCGACGCGCCGGCGCCGGAAAGCGCCCGCCCCGTCCTGCCGGCATCCGAAACCTCCGCGCGCCGGCACGCTCCCATGCTTGGCCTCGTGGGTTTCCAGGAAGGACGCTGACATGCGTGTAGCCATCATCGACTACGGCTCGGGCAACCTGCGCTCGGCCACCAAGGCGTTCGAACGCGCCGCCCGTGAGGCCGGCATCGACGCCGAGATCGACCTGACGGACAAGGCCGACCGCGTCGCCACCGCCGATCGCATCGTGCTGCCCGGTGTGGGCGCCTATGCCGATTGTCGCCGCGGCCTCGATGCCGTGCCCGGCATGGTGGAAGCGCTGCGCGATGTCGTCGAGGCGAAGGCCCGTCCTTTCCTCGGCGTCTGCGTCGGCATGCAGCTGATGTCCTCACGCGGGCTCGAAAAGACCACGACCGAGGGCCTCGGCTGGATCAAGGGCGACGTCGTTTTGATGACGCCCAGCGATCCGGAGCTGAAGATCCCGCAGATCGGCTGGAACACGCTGGACCTCCAGCGCCGGCATCCGCTTTTCGAGGGCATTGCCACCGGGGAGGCCGGCCTGCACGCCTATTTCGTGCACTCCTACCATCTCGCCGCGGAAAACCCGGACGATGTGGTCGCGACGGTCGATTACGGCGGCGCGATGACCGCCTTCGTCGCCAGCGGCAACAAGGCCGGCGCACAATTCCATCCGGAAAAGAGCCAGACGCTCGGCCTCGCCCTCATCACCAATTTCCTCCGCTGGAAGCCCTGAACTGGAAAACGCCATGATCCTCTTTCCCGCCATCGACCTGAAAGACGGCCAGTGCGTTCGCCTCAAGCTCGGCGACATGGACCAGGCCACCGTCTACAATCCCGACCCGGCCGCGCAGGCGAAAGCCTTCGAGGACCAGGGCTTTGAATGGCTGCACGTCGTCGATCTCAACGGCGCCTTCGCTGGGGAAAGCGTCAACGGCGCTGCCGTCGATGCCATCCTGAAGGCGACGAAGAACCCCGTGCAGCTCGGCGGCGGTATTCGCACGCTGGACCATATCGAAAACTGGCTGTCACGTGGCCTCTCGCGCGTCATTCTCGGCACGATCGCCGTGCGTGACCCGGCGCTCGTCATCGAAGCCTGCAAGAAGTTCCCCGGCAAGGTCGCCGTCGGCATCGACGCCAAGGGCGGGAAGGTTGCCGTCGAAGGCTGGGCCGAAGCCTCCGAACTCGGCGTGATCGAGCTTGCCAGGAAATTCGAAGGCGCCGGCGTTGCCGCGATTATCTATACCGATATCGATCGCGACGGCATCCTGACTGGCATCAATTGGGAGGCCACGCTGGACCTCGCCGAGGCGGTCTCCATTCCCGTCATTGCCTCCGGCGGCCTCGCTTCGATGGACGACATCCACCACCTCGTCGCCCCGGAAGCCCACAAGCTGGAAGGCGCGATTTCCGGCCGGGCGCTCTATGACGGCCGCATCGATCCCGCAGAGGCGCTCGCCGTGATCCGCGGTGCGAAAGGACGTGCTGCATGACCCTCAAAGCCCGCGTCATACCCTGCCTCGATGTCAAGGACGGCCGCGTCGTGAAGGGCGTCAGCTTCGTCAACCTGGTCGATGCCGGCGATCCAGTGGAATCGGCGCGCGCCTATGACGCCGCCGGTGCCGACGAACTCTGCTTCCTCGACATCACCGCCTCCTCCGACAACCGCGACACGATCTTCGACGTCGTGGCGCGCACGGCCGAGCACTGCTTCATGCCGCTCACCGTTGGCGGTGGCGTGCGGGCGGTGGCGGATATCCGCAAGCTCCTGCTTGCCGGTGCCGACAAAGTCTCGATCAACTCCGCTGCCGTCGCCAATCCGGATTTCGTGGCTGAGGCTGCCGACAAGTTCGGTAACCAGTGCATCGTCGTGTCGATCGATTCGAAAAAAGTCTCCGCCGAAGGCGAAGAGGACCGTTGGGAGATCTTTACCCATGGCGGCCGCAAGGCGACCGGCATCGACGCCGTCGCCTTCGCCGAAAAAATGGTGGAGCGTGGCGCCGGCGAACTGCTGCTCACCTCCATGGACCGCGACGGCCAGAAGGGCGGTTATGATATCGCGCTGACTCGCACCATCGCCGACCGCGTTTCGGTACCGGTCATCGCCTCCGGCGGCGTCGGCAATCTCGACCACCTCGTGGAAGGCGTGCGTGACGGGCATGCCACTGCGGTGCTGGCCGCCTCGATCTTCCACTTCGGCACCTATACCGTTGGCGAGGCCAAGCGCTATATGGCCGAGCATGGCATTGCCATGCGGCTCGACTGAGGAGGGACGAATGAGCACCTTCACCCTTGCCGATTTGGAACAGATCGTCGATGCCCGCGCCAAGGCCGATCCGGCGGAAAGCTGGACGGCCAAGCTCGTTGCGGCCGGGCAGCAGAAAGCAGCAAAAAAGCTCGGCGAAGAGGCTGTCGAGACCGTTATTGCGGCCATCGAAGGCGAAAAGGCCGCTCTGACGAGTGAATCAGCCGATTTGCTCTATCATCTGATGGTCGTATTGAAAATCGGTGGCGTACCGTTACAAGATGTCATGGCGGAATTGGCCCGGCGTACGGGCCAATCCGGCCTAGCAGAGAAGGCCAGCCGGCAGAGTTGATGATCCAGGCAGCGCTCGACAAGGACCAGGCGGATATTCCGGACGATTTCGGCAACCGCGACTATTCTCCCTACCGCTTCTTCTCGGCAGAGGAATGGGCGCATTTCCGGGCCGATACCCCGCTGACGCTCAAGGCTGACGAGGTGCAGCGGCTGCGCTCGCTGAACGACCCGATCGACCTTGACGAGGTGCGCCGCATCTATCTGTCGCTGTCGCGCCTGCTGTCGGCGCATGTCGAATCCTCGCAGATGCTATTTCGCCAGCGCAAGCAGTTCCTCAGCCTCTCCGACGAGGCGAAGACGCCCTATGTCATCGGCATCGCCGGCTCGGTCGCCGTCGGCAAGTCGACCACGGCGCGTATCCTCGCCGAGTTGCTGGCCCGCTGGCCATCGAGTCCCAAGGTCGATCTCGTGACGACCGACGGCTTCCTCTATCCGAACGCCGTGCTCCAACGTGAAAACATGATGGACCGCAAGGGTTTTCCGGAGAGCTACGACATCGGCGCGCTCTTACGCTTCCTCTCGGCGATCAAGGCCGGCAAGGCCGACGTCAAGGCGCCGATGTATTCGCACCTGACCTACGACGTCCTGCCGAACGCGTTCCGCACCATCGACCGGCCGGACATCCTGATCTTCGAGGGCATCAATGTCCTTCAATCGCGCAACCTGCCGGCCGACGGCAAGGTCGTGCCGATGGTGTCCGATTTCTTCGACTTCTCGATCTATATCGATGCGGAAGAGGCGCTGATCCACAACTGGTATGTCGAGCGCTTCATGCGGCTGCGTGACACCGCCTTCAAGGACCCCGATTCCTACTTCCACCGCTATGCGACGATCAGCGAGACAGCGGCGCTGGCGATCGCCGAAGGCCTGTGGAGCAACATCAACCTGAAAAACCTGCACCAGAACATCCTGCCGACCCGTCCGCGTGCCGACCTGATCCTGCAAAAGGGCCAGAACCACCTGATCGAGACGGTGGCCTTGCGCAAACTATAGCCGGCTATGGATTGACCCGCCGCAGTGTGAGATTGATCCGCCCGGGATTCTTCAGAAGCGTTGAGGTGCCCGGATAGATCCGGTCAACCCCATGAAAAATCAGCCGGTTTTCTCCACCGAAGACAAACACATCGCCGCTTGATAGCCGGAAAGAGCGGGTCGGATCGCTACGGGAAATCCCGCCAACGCGAAACAGGCACTGATCGCCGAGCGATACGGATACGACCGGTGCGCCGAACTCCGTTTCGTCGCGGTCCTGATGCAGCCCCATCTTCGCCTCGGGCTCATAGAAATTGACCAGGCAGGCTTCCGGCGGCTTTTCGAAGCCGGCAACCGTCTCCCACAAAGCCAGCAGCGCATCGGGAATGGCCGGCCAGGGGCGTCCGGTCTCGGGATGCGTCGGCTGGTAGCGATAGCCGTTGTCCTTGTCCGTCACCCAGCCAAGCGGCCCGCAATTGGTCATGCGCACCGACATCGGCTTGCCCGTTTTCGGCATGCGCGGCACGAAAAGCGGCGCCTCGGCCACGACATGCCGTATCGCGGCGACAAGCGCTTCCTGCGCCGCGCGGTCGAAATGATCGGGGAAGTAGCGCAGCCCCGGTGCGAGGCCGCGCTCAGCCATGGTCGCTCACGCTTCCGACAGGTCCGGAATGCGCAGCACCTGGCCGGGATAGATCTTGTCCGGGTGGGACAGCATCGGCCGGTTGGCGTCGAAGATCAGGATATGCTTGGCGCCCTTGCCCTTGCCGAAATAGGTCTCGGCGATCTTCCAAAGATTGTCGCCCTTCTTGACCGTGTGCAGCGTCGGCTCCTTGGCAGACGTCGACACCTTCAGCAGTTCCGTCAGGTCGATCTTGTCGAGCTTCAGCCCGGAATCGGGGGAGGCAACCTTGAGATCGGCCGCTTCGACCTTCGAAATGCCGAGTGTGTTGCCGACGGCAATGACCGCCTTTTCAAAGGCCGTCTGGTCAGCCACGACGCCCTTCAGCACACATTTGTCACCCTCGACGGAAACTTCGACCTTCTGCGTGCCGAGATCGAAGGAATCGAGCTCCTTCTTGACCGCGTCCGCTGCCGGCGCTTCGTCGTCGCCGATGCCGAGCTTCTTGCCGGCGCTCTTGATGAAGCTGAAGAGACCCATGGTTACCTCCCGTGTTTTGTTTTCTTTGACTTAAGCAGAGCCTTCCTGCGAAGGGAAGGTTTCGTTTCACTCTCACGTATAAACGGCCAAGTTGCGGCAATCATTCGCCGTCGGGCTTCGCGCGCATACGTTTCACGCCCGACCGGCCCGATTTTTCCTTGAGCCGGCGTTCGACCGACCCCTTCGTCGGCTTGGTCTTCCTGCGTGGCGGTGGTGGCGGTTCGGCAGCCTTGAGGATCAGCTCCTTCAGCCGCTCGCGCGCATCCTCGCGGTTGCGTTCCTGGCTGCGGAAGCGGTTCGCCTCGATCATCAGCACGCCATCCTTGGAGACCTTGCGGCCGGCGAGCTTTTCCGCATTCGCCTTGACGCGCTCGTTCAGCGACGGCGAGTTGCGCAGGTCGAAGAACAGCTGGACCGCCGTCGAGACCTTGTTGACGTTCTGGCCACCCGGACCGCCGGCCAGCACGAACTGTTCGGTCAACTCCCAACCGGCAATCGTGATGGAGTCCTTGATGTAAAGAGGGTCGCTGGCCATGGATGTTCCTTTCCAGGCCGTTGTAACGGGCAGACGGGGAAACGGGAAGCCGTGTGCCGAGACGAAAAACCCGGCCTTTCGAGCCGGGTTTCACGTGAATCATTGCCAAAACCTTACTCGGCGGCAGCCTTGAGGCCCGGTGCCGCGTCGCGCACGCTGCCATCCACCTGACCCTCGAACTTCTCGAAGTTGGTGATGAACATGTCGACGAGCTTTTCGGCCTGCTTGTCGTAAGCGGCACCGTTGGCCCAGGTCGAGCGCGGGTCGAGGATCTTCGTATCGACATCCGGCACCGAAACCGGGACCTGGAAGCCGAAATTGTCGTCGCGGCGGAACAGCGCATCCTTCAGCGAACCGTCGAGCGCTGCGGCGAGCAGCGTACGGGTTGCCTTGATCGGCATGCGACGGCCTTCGCCATAGGCGCCACCGGTCCAGCCGGTGTTGACCAGCCAGCAATCGACGCCCTGCTCGGCGATCAGTTCCTTGAGCAGGTTACCGTAGACCGTCGGGTGGCGCGGCATGAACGGCGCGCCGAAGCAGGTCGAGAAGGTGGCTTCCGGCTCGGTCACGCCACGCTCCGTGCCGGCAACCTTGGCGGTGTAGCCGGAGAGGAAGTGGTACATGGCCTGGTCGGGCGTCAGCTTGGCGATCGGCGGCATCACGCCGAAGGCATCAGCCGTCAGCATGATGATCGTCTTCGGATGCGGCGCGCGGCCGGTCTCGCTGGCATTCGGGATGAAGTCCAGCGGATAGGCGCAACGGGTGTTTTCCGTCAGCGAGCCGTCGTTGAAGTCCGGAACGCCATTCGCATCGAGCACGACGTTTTCCAGCACGGTGCCGAAACGCTGCGTCGTGGCATAGATTTCCGGCTCGGCTTCGGCCGAAAGACGGATCGTCTTGGCGTAGCAGCCGCCTTCGAAGTTGAAGATGCCGTTTTCGCCCCAGCCGTGTTCGTCGTCGCCAACCAGCGTGCGGTTCGGATCAGCCGACAGCGTCGTCTTGCCGGTGCCGGACAGGCCGAAGAACACGGCGGCATCGCCATCCGGGCCGACATTGGCCGAGCAATGCATCGGCATGACCTTTTCCGACGGCAGCAGCCAGTTCAGAACGGTGAACACCGACTTCTTCATTTCGCCGGCATAGAAGGTGCCGGCGATCAGCACGATGCCGCGCGACAGGTCACAGGCGATCATGGTTTCCGTGCGGGCGCCATGGCGAACCGGATCGGCCTTGAAGGTCGGCAGATCGATGATGGTGAGTTTCGGCGCGAAACCGGCAAGGTCCTTCTCGTCCGGGCGGATGAGCAGGTTGCGGATGAACAGCGAATGCCAGGCGAGTTCCGTGACGACGCGGGTCGGCAGGGCATATTCGGCATCGGCACCGCCGATGAGGTCCTGCACGAAGAGATCGCGGTCGCCGGCATGCGTCAGCATATCGGCGTGCAGTACGTCGAAATGCTCGCGCGACACGGCCTTGTTGTTGTCCCACCAGATGGCATCGACGGTGTTTTCGTCACGAACGACGAACTTGTCCTTCGGCGAGCGGCCGGTGTGCTGGCCGGTGAGCGCGCGCAACGCGCCATGCGCCGTCTTGACAGCTTCGCCGCGACCGAGCGCCTCTTCGTAAAGAGCCTCTGCTGCAAAGTTGTACCGGACCGTGCCGTTGGTGTGGATACCCATCGCGGTGAGCCCCTGAGCGGGGTTGCGAACGCCAAGTTCCTGCATGGTCCAGTTTTCCTCCGTAGGCGACAAGACTGGTGTGGATTTTCGAGGAAACTAATCTGGCACTGTCACAAAAACAAGAGGCAACTCGAAATTAGGCAATAATATCAATTATTTAATCGATTTAAAGAATTGTGTTACTTTTTTAATCGTTTGAATAATCGATTTAAAAAGCGACTCGTCCCCGGCTCACAAAACGTCATCCTTTATCTTTGCCACAATTTGTTCCACCTTTATCCCCAAGGAGGCGCATCACATCCAGGACAGGAACTCGATCCGAGGTCGGGAAAGGCGCCGATGACTATGGAGATTAGCAGGATGCAGACGATCGCACTCGTAGACGACGACCGGAATATCCTCACATCCGTATCGATCGCCCTGGAGGCGGAAGGTTACAAGGTCGAGACCTATACGGACGGCGCCTCGGCGCTCGATGGTCTGCTTGCCCGCCCCCCGCAGCTTGCCATCTTCGATATCAAGATGCCGCGCATGGACGGCATGGAGCTGCTGCGCCGGCTGCGCCAGAAGTCGGACATCCCGGTGATCTTCCTCACCTCGAAGGACGAGGAGATCGACGAGCTGTTCGGCCTCAAGATGGGCGCCGACGACTTCATCACAAAACCGTTCTCCCAGCGCCTGCTGGTCGAGCGCGTCAAGGCCATCCTGCGCCGTGCTTCCAGCCGCGAGGCGGCCGCAACGGCCGGCGCTACAGGTGCACCGAAGGCCGGCGAAGTCGCCGCGCGCTCGCTGGAACGTGGCCAGCTCGTCATGGACCAGGAGCGCCACACCTGCACCTGGAAGGGCGAACCGGTGACGCTGACCGTCACGGAGTTCCTCATCCTGCATTCGCTGGCGCAGCGCCCGGGCGTCGTGAAGAGCCGCGATTCGCTGATGGATGCAGCCTATGACGAGCAGGTCTATGTCGACGACCGCACCATCGACAGCCACATCAAGCGGCTTCGCAAGAAGTTCAAGATGGTCGATGACGACTTCGACATGATCGAAACGCTCTATGGCGTCGGTTATCGTTTCCGCGAAAGCGCCTGAAGCCGCTCATCCGAAGCGATTTCGCTTGCATCGACTGCGGCGGCGATGGCATGCCGCAGTCCCGGCGGCGTATCGCCGCCGCCCGCATTCAAGGATAGGACCGCGTGCCGCAGACCGTGCTCGACAGGGATGGAGGAGAAACCGAGGGTCGGCCCGCGCCGCGCTCGTTTCGACGCCGCTGGACCCATCCGTTCACGCTCGCCCGCCGCATCTTCGGCAATGCCGTCTTTTCCAGCCTCACGCGCCGCATCCTGTTCTTCAACCTCGTGGCACTCGTCGTGCTCGTCGCCGGCATCCTCTATCTCAACCAGTTTCGCGAGGGCCTCATCGACGCACGCGTCGAAAGCCTGCTGACGCAGGGCGAGATCATCGCCGGCGCGATTTCGGCCTCCGCCTCGGTCGATACCAACTCGATCACCATCGATCCGGAAAAGCTGCTGGAGCTGCAGGCTGGTCAGAGCATCACGCCGCTGCCGAATGACGAGGACCTGGAGTTCCCGATCAACCCGGAGCGCATTGCCCCCGTTCTCCGGCGGCTGATCTCGCCGACCCGCACCCGCGCCCGCATCTACGACACCGACGCCAACCTGCTGCTCGATTCGCGCCATCTCTATACCCAGGGCCAGGTGCTGCGCTTCGACCTGCCGCCGGTGGAGCCGGAAAGCACCAGCCTCATCGAGCGGATGAATGTCTGGTTCAACCGCATTCTCCAGCCGAGCAACCTGCCGCAGTATAAAGAGGCGCCCGGCGGTGACGGCTCGATCTATCCGGAAGTGATGAATGCGCTGACCGGTGTGCGCGGCGCCGTCGTGCGCGTCAACGACAAGGGCGAGCTGATCGTCTCGGTCGCGGTGCCGGTGCAGCGTTTCCGCGCCGTGCTTGGCGTGCTGCTGCTCTCCACGCAGGCCGGCGACATCGACAAGATCGTGCATGCCGAGCGGCTTGCCATCATGCGCGTCGCGGGCGTTGCCGGCCTCGTCAACATCGCGCTGTCGCTCCTGCTCTCCAGCACCATCGCCAATCCGCTGCGCCGGCTTTCGGCGGCAGCGATCCGCGTGCGGCGCGGCGCCAAGGAGCGTGAGGAAATCCCGGACTTTTCCGTACGCCAGGACGAGATTGGCAACCTTTCCATTGCGCTGCGCCAGATGACCAACGCGCTCTATGACCGCATCGACGCGATCGAGAGCTTTGCAGCCGATGTCAGCCACGAGCTGAAAAACCCGCTGACATCGCTGCGCAGCGCCGTCGAGACCCTGCCGCTGGCGCGCACGGAAGAATCCAAGAAGCGGCTTCTCGACATCATCCAGCACGATGTGCGCCGCCTCGACCGCCTGATCAGCGACATTTCCGATGCCTCGCGGCTCGATGCGGAACTGGCCCGCAGCGACGCGCGCACCGTCGATCTCGAAAAACTGCTCGGCGACCTCATCGACATTTCGCGTCAGGTCAACACACGCAAGAAGCCGGTCACGCTCGATTTCGTGGTCGACCGCAAGGACAATCCAAAGGCCAAGTTCGAGATCAGCGGCTACGAGCTACGCATCGGCCAGATCGTCACCAACCTCATCGAGAATGCGCGCTCCTTCGTGCCGGATCCGGGCGGGCGCATCGTCGCGCGGCTGTCGCGCGGCCGCAACGACCGCTGCATCATCCAGATCGAGGATAACGGGCCGGGTATTCAAGCCGAGGACGTCGATCGCATCTTCGAGCGGTTCTACACCGACCGACCGTCAACGGAGGATTTCGGGCAGAATTCCGGCCTTGGCCTCTCCATCTCGCGCCAGATCGCCGAAGCCCACGGCGGCACCTTGAAGGCCGAAAACATCGTCGACAAGGCGACCGGCAACGTGATGGGCGCCCGCTTCACCCTTTCGCTCCCGACAGGCACGCAAAAATGACCACAGGCTCCAATGTGCACGGGACGGCGATCGTGATCGGCACAAGGGGGTATCTGTTCGTCGGCCCGTCCGGGGCGGGCAAAAGCGCCATTGCGCTCCATTGCATTGCCGAGGCGCGTGCCCGCGGCCTGTTTGCCGCGCTCGTCAGCGACGATCAGGTTCTGGTGTCGGAAATGGACGGGCGCCTCGTCGCCCGGGCGCCCGCCAGCATCGCCGGACTGGCCGAAGTGCGGGGCGCCGGCATCGTCAAAATGGAGGCAATCGAGTCCGCCGTGCTGGAGCGGGCGATCCGCCCGATCGAGCCGCCTTTTTCCGAACGCCTGCCGCCGGAGGGGGAAACCGTCGAGGTCCTGCCCTCACTCTCCCTGCCCCTGACGCGGCTGCCGCTCTTTCCGGGTTGCTCGGCCTTTTCGACACTGACCATAATCCACCCGGAAATCCTGAAAAGTTGACGCCAAAAGCGCCAGCAAAACACGAAATCAGCCATTTTGGGCTTGCACTTGGTCTTTTCATTGACATGATGGCCACCCCAACGGTGGACGGAATTGCTGCGTTGCGGTATTCGCCGTTCGTTTTGAATTGGGAAACTGGAGCGACTGCTGATGATCGGACTGGTGCTTGTCACCCATGGCAAGCTGGCGGAGGAATTTCGTCACGCCCTTGAACATGTGGTCGGTCCGCAAAAGGCGATCGAGACCGTCTGCATCGGCCCCGAGGACGACATGGACCAGCGCCGCCAGGATATCCTGGAAGCCGTCCAGAAAGCCGACCAGGGGCACGGTGTCATCATCCTCACCGACATGTTCGGCGGCACACCGTCGAACCTCGCGATTTCCGTCATGACCGGCGACGGCATCGAGGTGATCGCCGGCGTCAACCTTCCCATGCTGATCAAGCTTGCCGGCATCCGCGGCGAGAACAACATGGAAAAGGCGCTGATCGACGCCTCCGAGGCCGGCCGCAAATATATCAATGTGGCCAGCCGCGTCCTGAGCGGCAAATAAGGTTTCCCGCCGTCCATGACCGTCTCGAAAGAGCTTCTCATCATCAACAAGCGCGGCCTGCA encodes:
- the hisB gene encoding imidazoleglycerol-phosphate dehydratase HisB; the encoded protein is MSRTASVSRKTNETSVSVTVDIDGTGASTISTGVGFFDHMLDQLSRHSLIDMQIKTDGDLHVDDHHTVEDTGIAIGQAIAKALGDRRGITRYASLDLAMDETMTRAAVDVSGRPFLVWNVNFSAPKIGTFDTELVREFFNALAQHAGITLHIQNIYGANNHHISETCFKAVARVLRTATEIDTRQAGRVPSTKGSLA
- a CDS encoding DUF2628 domain-containing protein translates to MATFLVLIPPGAKSRDEKARIIRDRFSWLAFIVPVVWLLWHRAWLAAALAFAVQSLGSMIGDHPVFGLAGLGVSLATGLLVALEGPSMVVASLEGKGWTVDAVISADDRATAEEIYYMENQTGDAPAPESARPVLPASETSARRHAPMLGLVGFQEGR
- the hisH gene encoding imidazole glycerol phosphate synthase subunit HisH; protein product: MRVAIIDYGSGNLRSATKAFERAAREAGIDAEIDLTDKADRVATADRIVLPGVGAYADCRRGLDAVPGMVEALRDVVEAKARPFLGVCVGMQLMSSRGLEKTTTEGLGWIKGDVVLMTPSDPELKIPQIGWNTLDLQRRHPLFEGIATGEAGLHAYFVHSYHLAAENPDDVVATVDYGGAMTAFVASGNKAGAQFHPEKSQTLGLALITNFLRWKP
- the hisA gene encoding 1-(5-phosphoribosyl)-5-[(5-phosphoribosylamino)methylideneamino]imidazole-4-carboxamide isomerase, with protein sequence MILFPAIDLKDGQCVRLKLGDMDQATVYNPDPAAQAKAFEDQGFEWLHVVDLNGAFAGESVNGAAVDAILKATKNPVQLGGGIRTLDHIENWLSRGLSRVILGTIAVRDPALVIEACKKFPGKVAVGIDAKGGKVAVEGWAEASELGVIELARKFEGAGVAAIIYTDIDRDGILTGINWEATLDLAEAVSIPVIASGGLASMDDIHHLVAPEAHKLEGAISGRALYDGRIDPAEALAVIRGAKGRAA
- the hisF gene encoding imidazole glycerol phosphate synthase subunit HisF → MTLKARVIPCLDVKDGRVVKGVSFVNLVDAGDPVESARAYDAAGADELCFLDITASSDNRDTIFDVVARTAEHCFMPLTVGGGVRAVADIRKLLLAGADKVSINSAAVANPDFVAEAADKFGNQCIVVSIDSKKVSAEGEEDRWEIFTHGGRKATGIDAVAFAEKMVERGAGELLLTSMDRDGQKGGYDIALTRTIADRVSVPVIASGGVGNLDHLVEGVRDGHATAVLAASIFHFGTYTVGEAKRYMAEHGIAMRLD
- a CDS encoding phosphoribosyl-ATP diphosphatase, producing the protein MSTFTLADLEQIVDARAKADPAESWTAKLVAAGQQKAAKKLGEEAVETVIAAIEGEKAALTSESADLLYHLMVVLKIGGVPLQDVMAELARRTGQSGLAEKASRQS
- the coaA gene encoding type I pantothenate kinase; the encoded protein is MIQAALDKDQADIPDDFGNRDYSPYRFFSAEEWAHFRADTPLTLKADEVQRLRSLNDPIDLDEVRRIYLSLSRLLSAHVESSQMLFRQRKQFLSLSDEAKTPYVIGIAGSVAVGKSTTARILAELLARWPSSPKVDLVTTDGFLYPNAVLQRENMMDRKGFPESYDIGALLRFLSAIKAGKADVKAPMYSHLTYDVLPNAFRTIDRPDILIFEGINVLQSRNLPADGKVVPMVSDFFDFSIYIDAEEALIHNWYVERFMRLRDTAFKDPDSYFHRYATISETAALAIAEGLWSNINLKNLHQNILPTRPRADLILQKGQNHLIETVALRKL
- a CDS encoding alpha-ketoglutarate-dependent dioxygenase AlkB: MAERGLAPGLRYFPDHFDRAAQEALVAAIRHVVAEAPLFVPRMPKTGKPMSVRMTNCGPLGWVTDKDNGYRYQPTHPETGRPWPAIPDALLALWETVAGFEKPPEACLVNFYEPEAKMGLHQDRDETEFGAPVVSVSLGDQCLFRVGGISRSDPTRSFRLSSGDVFVFGGENRLIFHGVDRIYPGTSTLLKNPGRINLTLRRVNP
- the lysM gene encoding peptidoglycan-binding protein LysM; its protein translation is MGLFSFIKSAGKKLGIGDDEAPAADAVKKELDSFDLGTQKVEVSVEGDKCVLKGVVADQTAFEKAVIAVGNTLGISKVEAADLKVASPDSGLKLDKIDLTELLKVSTSAKEPTLHTVKKGDNLWKIAETYFGKGKGAKHILIFDANRPMLSHPDKIYPGQVLRIPDLSEA
- the arfB gene encoding alternative ribosome rescue aminoacyl-tRNA hydrolase ArfB, giving the protein MASDPLYIKDSITIAGWELTEQFVLAGGPGGQNVNKVSTAVQLFFDLRNSPSLNERVKANAEKLAGRKVSKDGVLMIEANRFRSQERNREDARERLKELILKAAEPPPPPRRKTKPTKGSVERRLKEKSGRSGVKRMRAKPDGE